One window of the Streptomyces asoensis genome contains the following:
- a CDS encoding methionine synthase II (cobalamin-independent)-like protein produces MADTFNYRIDHHGSLVRPAELVAARAAGDPEAREAAERKAVEEAVVLQRRLRSTVVTDGDFPREDFRGAVLDAVTGFRRTDEVGADGLVGWVAESLPKANGPLLADRVDRLTALTVIAPKASLPSPAYLAATTYRPGLGVSSARELGEALAEIIQAEIELLVAKGVRLIQLNNPLLLGQLATDPADPGALSFEDALAVEALAVRLDERPEGVRIGVAPGFAAPGAVDRARAERLYGAVPADRWILPFDQGTDAELDLVRALPEDRDVCLGVVDATVPELEDIDTVMARIDAVGEFKDLEDAAVSPSRGFADVASRPLLTTEEQRRKIVLVETVARYVWGNEF; encoded by the coding sequence ATGGCGGACACGTTCAACTACCGCATCGACCACCACGGCAGCCTGGTCCGCCCCGCCGAGCTGGTCGCCGCCCGCGCGGCCGGCGACCCGGAGGCACGGGAGGCCGCCGAACGCAAGGCGGTCGAGGAGGCGGTCGTCCTCCAGCGCCGGCTCCGCTCGACCGTCGTCACCGACGGCGACTTCCCCCGCGAGGACTTCCGCGGCGCCGTCCTCGACGCCGTGACCGGTTTCCGTCGTACCGACGAGGTCGGCGCGGACGGTCTGGTCGGCTGGGTCGCCGAGTCCCTGCCCAAGGCGAACGGCCCGCTGCTCGCCGACCGGGTCGACCGGCTCACCGCGCTGACGGTGATCGCGCCGAAGGCCTCGCTGCCCTCTCCGGCGTACCTCGCCGCGACCACCTACCGCCCCGGCCTCGGGGTGTCCTCCGCGCGCGAACTGGGCGAGGCCCTCGCGGAGATCATCCAGGCGGAGATCGAGTTGCTGGTGGCGAAGGGCGTACGCCTGATCCAGCTCAACAATCCTTTGCTGCTGGGCCAGTTGGCGACTGACCCGGCCGACCCGGGCGCCCTGTCCTTCGAGGACGCCCTCGCCGTCGAGGCCCTCGCCGTACGCCTCGACGAGCGTCCCGAGGGCGTACGGATCGGGGTCGCCCCCGGCTTCGCCGCCCCCGGGGCCGTGGACCGGGCGCGCGCCGAGCGGCTGTACGGCGCGGTACCGGCCGACCGCTGGATCCTGCCCTTCGACCAGGGCACCGACGCCGAGCTGGACCTCGTCCGGGCGCTGCCGGAGGACCGGGACGTCTGCCTGGGCGTGGTCGACGCGACGGTGCCCGAACTCGAGGACATCGACACGGTGATGGCCCGCATCGACGCCGTCGGCGAGTTCAAGGACCTCGAGGACGCGGCCGTGTCGCCGTCCCGGGGCTTCGCCGACGTGGCGAGCCGGCCGCTGCTGACCACGGAGGAGCAGCGCAGGAAGATCGTGCTGGTGGAGACGGTCGCCCGCTACGTGTGGGGCAACGAGTTCTGA
- a CDS encoding putative quinol monooxygenase has protein sequence MSYAVVAHYRCDPADESAVRAALLQVREHTRAEPANEGYEVHAVEGQPGGFLLYERYADRAGFEAHKAAEHFRKLIVTTVWPLLTDRTVTFAEAL, from the coding sequence ATGTCCTACGCCGTCGTCGCCCACTACCGCTGCGACCCCGCCGACGAGAGCGCCGTCCGCGCCGCGCTGCTCCAGGTGCGCGAGCACACCCGTGCCGAGCCGGCGAACGAGGGGTACGAGGTGCACGCGGTCGAGGGGCAGCCCGGCGGCTTCCTGCTGTACGAGCGGTACGCCGACCGGGCCGGGTTCGAGGCGCACAAGGCGGCCGAGCACTTCCGGAAGCTGATCGTGACGACCGTGTGGCCGCTGCTGACGGACCGGACGGTCACCTTCGCCGAGGCGCTGTAG
- a CDS encoding GlcG/HbpS family heme-binding protein: protein MSSLTLAAAEEIIEAATQRARAVGKAVSVAVVDAGGFPIAIRRPDGARPLTPDIARAKAYTAAVMQRPGKMLKKWQESQPVFFAQLSQLPGAALPIMAAEGSVTIKKDGEIIGGLGIAGGTADEDQTIADEVLASLGYELEFAAWGVAGGPAGPGKDA from the coding sequence ATGAGCAGCCTGACCCTGGCCGCCGCCGAGGAGATCATCGAGGCCGCCACCCAGCGGGCCCGGGCCGTGGGCAAGGCGGTGAGCGTCGCCGTCGTGGACGCCGGCGGCTTCCCCATCGCCATCCGCCGTCCGGACGGGGCCCGCCCCCTCACCCCGGACATCGCCCGCGCCAAGGCGTACACCGCGGCCGTCATGCAACGGCCCGGCAAGATGCTGAAGAAGTGGCAGGAGAGCCAGCCCGTCTTCTTCGCCCAGCTCTCCCAGCTGCCGGGCGCGGCGCTGCCGATCATGGCCGCCGAGGGCAGCGTCACCATCAAGAAGGACGGCGAGATCATCGGCGGCCTCGGCATCGCCGGCGGCACCGCGGACGAGGACCAGACCATCGCCGACGAGGTACTCGCCTCCCTCGGCTACGAGCTGGAGTTCGCCGCCTGGGGCGTCGCGGGCGGCCCGGCCGGGCCCGGAAAGGACGCGTGA